The proteins below come from a single Silene latifolia isolate original U9 population unplaced genomic scaffold, ASM4854445v1 scaffold_73, whole genome shotgun sequence genomic window:
- the LOC141640196 gene encoding uncharacterized protein LOC141640196, with protein MKISDFFKKRSQEEVNTSNPTVTSTDATETENPNIEEFNDHESNLGTENPIYEEPPFKVPHVEVSDQLYLERDPGKRKPIWECQTSKEQNEIRKTFLQKGPYTWHTAKYPSDRKGRNFCLSWFKQFPDWLEYSPTTDAAYCLLCFLYTKPSNRQRENAFTIEDFRSWKKVNGKDCAFLSHIGRDYNSAHKDAVKKCNDLLRMEQHIDTLIDNITPKIIERNRLKLKVSIVAVRWLTFKHCAFWGHDESLGSLNRGNFLEFIRAIASFSKDVEKVVLENVPRNASYTSHQIQQEILSIYSDRIRDVIRNEIGDQKYCIIVDETKDVSKREQMTVVLRFVDKNGYIQERLFYLIHVNKTNALYLKGAIEKCLLAHKLNIENIRGQGYDGASNMRGEWSGLQALFLNECPYAYYVHCFAHRLQLALIAASRDVIYVYHFFSKLTFIVNIIISSAKRHDQLQAAYLAKIERLIELEELETGKGHNQIVLQTVIKEGKGAKRGEADKAYDDMTSFEFVLVLHIMIQILGISNDLCQALQRKSQDILNVMHLVSSTKILIQKLRDDGWDNLLQQVLLFCNNHEIEVANMEDHYIYGRGRFRQPKDRVTNLHYFRFDVFNAAIDSQLHELDFRFNDEMIELLSLSSSLDPKRKFQNFKVHDIYKLVSKFYPADFTEQEKLNLKSQLDLFLL; from the exons ATGAAAATTTCTGATTTTTTCAAGAAAAGAAGTCAAGAAGAGGTTAACACTAGTAATCCAACTGTAACTTCTACGGATGCGACAGAAACTGAAAACCCAAATATAGAAGAATTTAATGATCATGAATCTAACTTGGGTACTGAAAATCCAATTTATGAAGAGCCCCCATTTAAAGTTCCCCATGTTGAAGTGTCAGATCAGTTATATTTAGAGCGTGACCCAGGGAAAAGAAAGCCAATTTGGGagtgccaaacatcaaaagagcAAAATGAAATCCGTAAAACTTTTCTTCAAAAAGGTCCATACACATGGCATACAGCAAAATATCCTTCTGACCGAAAGGGTAGAAACTTTTGCTTATCTTGGTTCAAACAATTTCCTGATTGGTTAGAGTATTCACCGACTACTGATGCTGCATATTGTCTCCTATGTTTTCTGTATACCAAACCAAGTAATCGTCAAAGGGAAAATGCTTTCACAATTGAGGATTTTCGCTCATGGAAGAAAGTAAATGGGAAAGATTGTGCTTTTTTAAGTCATATAGGGCGAGATTATAACTCAGCTCACAAAGATGCAGTAAAAAAGTGTAATGATCTCTTGAGAATGGAACAACATATTGACACTCTGATTGATAATATAACACCTAAAATTATTGAAAGGAATCGATTGAAGTTAAAAGTATCAATAGTTGCAGTCAGATGGTTGACTTTTAAGCACTGTGCATTCTGGGGGCATGATGAAAGTCTTGGCTCACTTAATAGAGGTAATTTTCTTGAATTTATTCGAGCTATAGCCTCTTTTAGTAAAGATGTTGAAAAAGTTGTCCTAGAAAATGTTCCAAGAAATGCATCATACACATCACATCAAATCCAGCAAGAGATATTGTCAATATATAGTGATAGAATTCGAGATGTTATACGTAATGAGATTGGTGATCAGAAGTATTGTATAATTGTTGATGAAACAAAAGACGTCTCAAAAAGGGAGCAAATGACAGTGGTATTGagatttgttgacaaaaatggtTATATCCAGGAGCGTCTTTTTTACTTGATTCATGTCAACAAAACAAATGCATTATATCTAAAGGGTGCAATTGAAAAATGTCTCCTTGCACATAAGTTGAACATTGAAAATATTCGAGGTCAAGGATATGATGGAGCTAGTAATATGCGTGGAGAATGGTCAGGTCTACAAGCTTTGTTTTTGAACGAATGTCCATATGCTTATTATGTTCATTGCTTTGCTCACAGACTACAACTAGCTTTAATAGCAGCATCCCGGGATGTGATATATGTTTATCATTTTTTCTCTAAGCTAACATTTATTGTTAATATCATCATTTCATCTGCTAAGAGGCATGATCAATTACAAGCAGCCTATTTAGCTAAGATAGAGAGATTGATAGAACTTGAGGAGTTAGAAACTGGGAAAGGACATAATCAAATAG TGTTACAGACCGTAATTAAGGAAGGAAAAGGTGCAAAAAGAGGAGAAGCTGATAAGGCTTATGATGACATGACTTCCTTTGAGTTTGTTCTTGTCTTGCACATTATGATTCAGATTTTGGGGATATCAAATGATCTTTGTCAAGCATTGCAAAGAAAATCACAAGATATATTAAATGTTATGCACCTAGTGTCTAGTACAAAGATCTTGATACAAAAGCTAAGAGATGATGGGTGGGATAATTTGTTACAACAAGTGTTATTATTTTGCAACAACCATGAGATAGAAGTGGCAAACATGGAGGATCATTATATTTATGGGAGAGGAAGATTCAGACAACCAAAAGATCGTGTCACTAACTTACACTATTTTCGATTTGATGTCTTCAATGCTGCGATAGACTCTCAACTACATGAGCTAGATTTTAGATTCAATGATGAAATGATTGAATTGCTTTCTCTGAGTTCGTCTCTTGACCCGAagagaaaatttcaaaatttcaaggtTCATGACATTTACAAGCTTGTTTCAAAATTTTATCCAGCGGATTTTACCGAGCAAGAGAAGTTGAATCTTAAAAGTCAGTTAGACCTCTTTTTACTTTAA